Proteins encoded by one window of Leptospira stimsonii:
- a CDS encoding TraB/GumN family protein, with translation MAKQALKDNTKTETKKKNTTSEPIESFKLGKTSVTILGTAHISQKSIDEVQRIIREEKPDTICVELCNSRMRSVKDSEHWKKLDIFKVFKERKMYLLLSSLILSAFQKKLGKGSIRPGDEMRMAIAEGEKTGAKIVPIDREVSTTLKRAWWNIGLFNRMVLLSALLTSLFVKEDISEEKIEEMKSDDVLKDLFSQLPKRYESIKNVIIDERDSYLAQRIREASVDGKKVFAVVGAGHLQGIMNHVYEDKDISSLDHLPQKTAWDRWKGLIVPGIFLGLILTVFYFGGRQQGQEFVLRWILVKGGLAALGAIIALAHPLSVILAFLAAPVGNFNPVIKPGWVAALSESWLRKPLVEDFERIAQDSEHWKGYWKNNVIRIFLVFMLPQIGSSIGTFIVTADLFRVIKGFL, from the coding sequence ATGGCAAAACAAGCACTCAAAGATAATACAAAAACCGAGACGAAAAAAAAGAATACGACCTCGGAACCGATCGAATCGTTTAAACTCGGTAAAACGTCCGTAACAATTCTTGGCACGGCACATATCAGTCAAAAGAGCATAGACGAAGTACAAAGAATCATTCGTGAAGAAAAGCCGGACACGATTTGCGTGGAACTCTGCAATTCCAGAATGCGTTCGGTAAAAGATTCCGAACACTGGAAGAAACTCGATATATTCAAAGTTTTTAAAGAAAGAAAGATGTATCTTCTTCTTTCCAGCCTTATCCTTTCCGCGTTTCAAAAAAAACTGGGCAAAGGTTCCATTCGTCCCGGTGACGAGATGAGAATGGCGATCGCGGAAGGCGAAAAAACCGGCGCAAAAATCGTTCCGATCGATCGAGAAGTTTCCACAACTCTCAAACGTGCTTGGTGGAACATCGGACTTTTCAATCGTATGGTTTTGCTCTCTGCATTGCTTACGTCTCTCTTTGTGAAGGAAGACATCTCCGAAGAAAAAATCGAAGAGATGAAATCGGACGACGTTCTGAAGGATCTATTTTCCCAACTTCCAAAACGATACGAATCGATCAAAAACGTAATCATCGACGAACGGGATTCTTATCTCGCGCAAAGAATCAGAGAAGCCTCAGTCGACGGAAAGAAGGTTTTCGCCGTCGTGGGAGCAGGTCACTTGCAAGGAATCATGAATCACGTTTACGAAGACAAGGACATTTCCAGTCTCGATCATCTTCCGCAAAAAACGGCTTGGGATCGTTGGAAGGGTTTGATTGTTCCCGGAATTTTCTTAGGTTTGATTCTCACCGTTTTTTATTTCGGAGGAAGACAACAAGGACAAGAATTCGTACTTCGTTGGATTTTGGTCAAGGGCGGACTCGCCGCGTTAGGCGCCATCATCGCGCTCGCTCATCCTCTGTCCGTCATTCTTGCGTTTTTGGCCGCTCCCGTCGGGAATTTCAACCCTGTCATCAAACCTGGTTGGGTCGCGGCGTTGTCCGAGTCTTGGTTGCGGAAACCTCTCGTGGAAGATTTTGAAAGAATCGCGCAGGATTCCGAACACTGGAAAGGGTATTGGAAGAATAACGTGATCCGCATTTTTCTTGTCTTTATGCTTCCTCAAATCGGAAGTAGCATCGGAACCTTTATCGTCACCGCGGATCTATTTCGAGTCATCAAAGGATTTCTGTGA
- a CDS encoding 7TM diverse intracellular signaling domain-containing protein, giving the protein MNDLLRKYKAILCFVLAFSGVVSILAEDSDSSEFEPTVIMEDVDLQPFLTFYEDKTGKLSFPEIQNVFRSGKSIPLFNNSLGYSEAAIWIRVPIANRERGTRNWVLQYGYSLIDSIQLYSSRNGALPLVVTGDELPFATRLAENRNFPFQLSEPPLSKTDYFIRIQSKSSIIIPLSAYSRTEYLEQTAKEYATLGFYYGAMIVMFVYNLFLLITTRDKSYLYYSIFIFFDVLFQLTLNGLSYEFLWPNSPEWGNICLPFFMFCAFLAACLFGKSFLESSKITPITDKFYYPLIAICIFGCIGSLSFFSYTFSVVSSLIVLLLTLFLLLINSLQCVWKGHRPARFFLTAWAVLIFGSFLYAMKAFGIFPDNFFTQWGLQIGSAIEVALLSLGLADRIKQLSLSLETQATNLNLLKLRHEQSAIQYKNLYEGEEDFLFNLDSNGNITGTNKAVSTFLGFKPADVIGKNFLELMYNTGGLEDAFKKLYVMERMEELSNTRKPVYFRADFLQKYLKEPKELQVRLQILEHESGREILGRAYEPDQDLMGRFLDEERIVFSVNNYLQNAELLSQRLTFNLVRFTDPTIALSIRTSLREMLINAIEHGNLNISNEDKAKALKSGNYFQFILTRQNDPYYRDKKILVEYFLSRQKVGYRITDEGKGFNHAKTVRNAITKTDETASLQTRGIAFALSTFDVVKFNSTGNRVTLVKYFE; this is encoded by the coding sequence GTGAACGATCTACTCCGGAAATACAAAGCCATACTCTGTTTTGTTTTGGCTTTTTCCGGAGTTGTTTCCATCCTCGCGGAAGATTCGGATTCTTCCGAATTCGAACCCACTGTGATTATGGAAGACGTCGATCTTCAGCCCTTTCTCACTTTTTACGAAGACAAAACCGGTAAACTTTCCTTTCCCGAAATTCAAAACGTATTTCGGTCCGGAAAGTCCATTCCTCTTTTTAATAACAGCCTCGGATATTCGGAAGCCGCGATTTGGATTCGGGTTCCGATCGCCAATAGGGAACGAGGTACTCGAAATTGGGTTCTCCAATACGGATATAGCTTAATCGATTCGATCCAATTGTATTCTTCCAGAAACGGGGCTTTGCCCTTGGTCGTTACCGGCGACGAACTTCCGTTTGCTACACGTTTGGCGGAGAATCGAAACTTTCCCTTTCAACTCAGCGAACCTCCTCTTTCCAAAACCGATTACTTTATCCGGATTCAATCCAAAAGTTCCATCATCATTCCTTTATCCGCTTATTCGAGGACGGAATATTTGGAACAGACTGCGAAAGAATACGCGACCCTCGGTTTTTATTACGGGGCGATGATCGTGATGTTCGTTTACAATCTTTTTCTTCTGATCACCACCAGGGATAAAAGTTATCTCTATTATAGTATATTCATTTTTTTTGATGTTCTCTTTCAACTGACTCTGAACGGATTGTCCTATGAATTCCTCTGGCCGAATAGCCCCGAATGGGGAAACATTTGCCTTCCCTTCTTTATGTTTTGTGCGTTTCTCGCGGCCTGTCTCTTCGGAAAATCTTTTTTAGAATCTTCTAAAATCACTCCGATTACGGATAAATTCTATTATCCTTTGATTGCGATCTGCATTTTCGGCTGTATCGGATCTCTTAGCTTCTTCAGTTATACGTTTAGTGTCGTTTCCAGTTTGATCGTTCTTCTCCTTACGCTGTTTCTTCTTTTGATCAACAGTCTTCAGTGTGTATGGAAGGGGCACAGACCGGCACGATTCTTCTTGACTGCTTGGGCGGTTCTTATTTTCGGAAGTTTTTTATATGCGATGAAAGCTTTCGGAATTTTTCCGGATAATTTTTTTACCCAGTGGGGACTTCAGATCGGTTCCGCGATCGAAGTCGCTCTTCTTTCTTTGGGACTCGCGGATCGAATCAAACAACTTTCTTTGAGTTTGGAAACACAAGCCACAAACCTGAATCTTCTCAAACTTCGTCACGAACAATCCGCGATTCAATATAAGAATTTATACGAAGGAGAAGAGGACTTTCTTTTTAATTTGGACTCTAACGGAAACATCACCGGAACGAACAAGGCCGTTTCCACTTTTCTCGGTTTCAAACCTGCAGACGTAATCGGAAAGAATTTTCTTGAATTGATGTATAACACCGGCGGACTGGAAGACGCATTCAAAAAATTGTATGTAATGGAAAGAATGGAGGAACTTTCGAACACGAGAAAACCGGTTTATTTTCGAGCGGACTTCTTACAAAAGTATCTCAAAGAACCGAAAGAACTCCAGGTTCGTCTTCAGATTCTCGAACACGAATCCGGACGAGAAATTTTGGGGAGGGCTTACGAACCCGATCAGGATCTCATGGGAAGATTTTTGGACGAGGAAAGAATCGTATTCTCCGTAAACAATTATCTTCAGAACGCGGAGCTTTTGAGTCAAAGGCTGACCTTCAATTTGGTCCGTTTCACCGATCCTACGATCGCACTTTCGATTCGTACGAGTCTTCGGGAAATGCTCATCAACGCGATCGAACACGGAAATTTGAATATTTCAAACGAGGACAAGGCAAAAGCCTTAAAATCAGGAAATTATTTTCAATTCATTCTAACTCGTCAGAACGATCCGTATTACAGGGATAAAAAAATTCTCGTGGAATATTTTCTTTCCAGACAGAAAGTAGGTTATAGAATTACGGACGAAGGGAAAGGTTTTAACCACGCAAAAACCGTGAGAAACGCGATCACAAAGACGGACGAAACCGCTTCTCTGCAAACCAGAGGGATCGCGTTTGCTCTTTCCACTTTCGACGTAGTGAAGTTCAATTCAACGGGAAATCGGGTGACCTTGGTCAAATATTTCGAATGA
- a CDS encoding FlgO family outer membrane protein: MKHSIFIIFLFFFCFSSCAGSGRGGKRNLPKELPVVLEELSSSLKRQIQTNRESSLPDRKNALKLAILPLLNENGSVTNLGSNISGQLLTQMNEPGKLILVEKSQLSRLIDEQTFQKSGLVLSDKSLEIGKLSGVDLVLLGSVQFNDQTFVLQLRVVSLQSGEILAIGEGVFDSNDALYDQYRILHQP; the protein is encoded by the coding sequence ATGAAACATTCCATTTTTATCATATTCTTATTCTTTTTTTGTTTCTCGAGTTGTGCGGGTTCCGGTCGCGGAGGGAAACGAAATCTTCCGAAGGAGCTTCCGGTCGTTTTAGAGGAACTTTCCTCTTCATTGAAAAGACAAATTCAAACCAACAGAGAATCTTCTTTGCCGGATCGAAAGAATGCTCTAAAACTCGCGATCCTTCCTTTGTTAAACGAAAACGGTTCCGTCACCAATCTTGGATCCAATATCTCCGGACAACTTCTTACCCAAATGAACGAGCCGGGCAAATTGATTCTTGTCGAAAAATCCCAATTGAGTCGATTGATCGACGAACAGACCTTTCAAAAATCCGGGCTCGTACTTTCGGATAAATCTTTGGAAATCGGAAAACTTTCCGGAGTAGATTTGGTTCTCCTCGGTTCCGTTCAATTCAACGATCAGACCTTTGTTCTTCAGCTTCGAGTCGTCTCCTTACAATCCGGAGAAATTCTGGCGATAGGCGAGGGCGTTTTCGATTCGAACGACGCTCTCTATGATCAGTACCGAATCCTCCACCAACCGTAA
- a CDS encoding alpha/beta hydrolase — protein MKKIISFFRTFFYFLSEILEFILSVISSLIPSGKDPNLSRGDIYIVTGFLSGPLFYRKLCKALEAKGYQPRILKIPAFFLNTKKTVEVLAKQMDQIPAKSVLIAHNTGGLLTLLLPDRSRQKIRGLVTLGTPFRGSYLFSIFPVSGLRYGSPYLQELFKTFLFMDRFHPLSPMKEFIFLPASSSIYGEERDLWFDIPGNYNQVRKSENIRTILEFLVFHYPSDVAKESERVAMAALHEKLISQKKPQIAIKKKRVTAPTTKKRTSASPKKKSKVIPKKAVQKKTKR, from the coding sequence ATGAAAAAAATCATTTCCTTTTTTAGAACCTTCTTCTATTTCCTTTCCGAAATTTTAGAATTTATCCTTTCTGTAATCTCGTCTTTGATTCCTTCGGGAAAAGATCCGAATCTTTCCAGAGGCGATATTTATATCGTTACCGGTTTTCTTTCCGGTCCTTTGTTCTATCGTAAACTTTGCAAAGCCTTGGAGGCGAAAGGTTATCAACCGAGAATTTTGAAAATCCCTGCCTTCTTTTTAAACACAAAAAAAACGGTGGAAGTTTTGGCGAAACAGATGGATCAGATTCCGGCTAAGTCCGTTTTGATTGCGCACAATACCGGAGGGCTTCTTACACTTTTACTTCCGGACCGAAGCCGACAAAAGATAAGAGGTCTCGTGACTTTAGGAACACCGTTTCGCGGAAGTTATCTCTTTTCGATTTTTCCCGTTTCCGGTTTGCGTTACGGATCTCCGTATTTGCAGGAACTTTTTAAGACCTTCCTCTTTATGGATCGATTTCATCCTCTTTCTCCCATGAAAGAATTTATTTTTCTCCCTGCTTCGTCTTCGATCTACGGCGAGGAACGGGATCTTTGGTTTGATATTCCCGGCAATTACAACCAAGTTCGAAAAAGTGAGAACATTCGAACGATACTGGAATTTCTCGTCTTTCATTATCCAAGCGACGTCGCAAAAGAATCCGAACGGGTGGCGATGGCCGCTCTTCATGAAAAACTGATTTCTCAAAAAAAGCCGCAGATTGCGATCAAAAAGAAACGTGTAACAGCTCCTACAACGAAAAAGAGAACGTCCGCTTCTCCCAAAAAGAAGTCAAAGGTGATTCCTAAAAAAGCCGTCCAAAAGAAAACAAAACGATAA
- a CDS encoding UTP--glucose-1-phosphate uridylyltransferase, with protein MDSLKSKSEEQIRQKMLAEGMSETFIQDFLKKVDQVRNGETGMVRWEEVGDLDPQKDEITLEEIEKQTSPSPEILKNLVVIKLNGGLGTSMGLSGPKSLIELKNGMSFLEIIAKQSEVILKKYNVSVPLILMDSFNTQEESQAELKRIGFKQKFATSFLQHKVPRLLKENLTPITCKNPDEEWCPPGHGDIWISLLETGLLDTLIEDGYKVAFVSNGDNLGATVHPGILEYLLRENLEFCMEMTPKTLADKKGGAIYRRILNGKPENYQLLETAQVPGEHMHEFEGLGKFRSFSTNNLWINLVALKERLLQGNFELSLIVNPKKIDGKEVLQLETAMGSAIRNFTRIKGIIIPRDRFAPVKKCEDYLVRRSDAYQLLDDYSITMSDERKKSGLGEVLITLDEQYYKKIQDFNRLFPEIPSLVHCTSLIVKGEVLFDRKIDVKGEVIIENTSSTVKRISELKITNFESGKYSF; from the coding sequence ATGGATTCGTTAAAATCAAAATCGGAAGAACAAATCCGGCAAAAAATGCTCGCGGAAGGAATGTCCGAAACGTTCATCCAGGATTTTCTTAAGAAAGTGGACCAGGTTCGCAACGGAGAAACCGGGATGGTTCGTTGGGAAGAAGTCGGGGATTTGGACCCTCAAAAGGACGAAATCACACTCGAAGAAATCGAAAAACAAACTTCTCCCTCACCCGAGATCTTAAAAAATCTAGTCGTCATCAAATTGAACGGCGGACTCGGAACTTCGATGGGACTTTCCGGTCCAAAGTCATTGATCGAACTCAAAAATGGAATGTCTTTTTTGGAGATCATCGCGAAACAATCCGAGGTCATTTTAAAGAAGTATAACGTGTCCGTTCCTCTGATACTCATGGACAGCTTTAACACTCAGGAAGAGAGCCAAGCCGAATTGAAACGAATCGGATTCAAACAAAAATTTGCGACTTCCTTTTTGCAACACAAGGTTCCTCGTCTTTTGAAAGAAAACCTAACGCCGATTACATGCAAGAATCCGGACGAAGAATGGTGTCCTCCGGGGCACGGAGACATCTGGATTTCCCTTTTGGAAACCGGTCTTTTGGATACTCTTATCGAAGACGGTTATAAAGTGGCCTTTGTTTCCAACGGTGACAATCTGGGAGCGACGGTTCATCCGGGAATTCTCGAATATCTTCTGAGAGAAAATCTCGAGTTCTGTATGGAAATGACTCCGAAGACCCTGGCGGACAAAAAGGGTGGGGCGATTTACAGAAGAATTTTAAACGGAAAACCGGAGAATTATCAACTTTTAGAAACGGCGCAGGTTCCTGGTGAACACATGCACGAGTTCGAAGGATTGGGAAAGTTTAGAAGTTTTTCGACGAACAATCTCTGGATCAATCTCGTAGCACTTAAGGAAAGACTCCTCCAAGGAAACTTCGAACTCTCCCTAATCGTGAATCCGAAGAAGATCGACGGAAAGGAAGTGCTTCAGTTGGAAACCGCGATGGGATCTGCGATACGAAATTTTACGCGTATCAAGGGAATCATCATTCCGAGAGATCGATTTGCCCCTGTAAAAAAATGCGAAGACTACCTCGTAAGGAGATCGGACGCATATCAGCTATTAGACGATTATTCGATCACGATGTCAGACGAAAGGAAAAAGTCAGGCTTAGGTGAAGTATTGATTACATTGGATGAACAATACTACAAGAAAATACAGGACTTCAATCGATTGTTCCCGGAAATACCTTCTTTAGTGCACTGCACTTCACTGATCGTAAAAGGTGAAGTCCTCTTTGATCGGAAAATCGACGTAAAGGGTGAGGTCATTATTGAAAACACGAGTTCTACGGTGAAGAGAATTTCGGAATTAAAAATCACCAACTTTGAATCCGGAAAATATTCCTTTTAG
- a CDS encoding EAL domain-containing protein, which produces MTTSKSPKIRSFDEGEIEQFKNVFINENRGKPIVLLRFQDIKSLSFLDFLQLVPIKISELHPGAENHYSYYCYGDKKNLLIGVAPVQISGSNGFLNFDSVLGRFREVSIKNGSMNFDFGIARTQCNYISYVDEIFHELEVSSLKNLKDNLIRWSWTYLNRVNDYFAGEKADAVIQPIIHYNHKLHTYSMKGGEVFVGGEAYAGYADLIRDIPHDQDLNRIELLILEKLTMCCNGAPGLLKFNISPQTLIDTFDTDEKVTRFHNLLLNQNLSPALVRMELIEKPYEEAEITLKSVCKRFWNFGISFAADDFGVKSQSHQIVLDLGEMIKEFKLDPISFKFKADQDLTKFLDNLAFIDYCRRLSDNREAIITAEALEDIDSLNFLIAHQVYYFQANLFCTKISIEEYKEIYEEMQDLPESVVNKILNSEELLLKLKAKGNIFKLSKELGLIS; this is translated from the coding sequence ATGACAACTTCTAAAAGTCCGAAGATCCGCTCCTTTGATGAAGGCGAGATTGAACAATTCAAGAACGTCTTTATCAATGAGAATCGCGGAAAACCGATCGTTCTTCTAAGATTCCAAGACATCAAATCCCTTTCCTTTTTGGATTTTCTCCAATTGGTTCCGATCAAAATTTCGGAACTTCATCCCGGCGCGGAGAATCACTATTCTTATTATTGTTACGGGGATAAGAAGAATCTTCTGATCGGAGTCGCTCCGGTTCAAATCAGCGGATCCAACGGATTTTTAAACTTTGATTCCGTGTTGGGAAGATTCCGAGAAGTTTCGATCAAAAACGGTTCGATGAACTTCGATTTCGGAATCGCGAGAACCCAGTGCAATTATATCTCTTACGTGGATGAAATCTTTCACGAACTGGAAGTTTCTTCCCTCAAGAACCTAAAAGACAATCTCATTCGTTGGAGTTGGACGTATCTCAATCGAGTCAACGATTACTTCGCGGGCGAAAAAGCGGACGCGGTAATCCAGCCGATCATCCACTACAACCACAAACTTCACACGTATTCGATGAAGGGCGGGGAGGTTTTTGTGGGCGGAGAAGCTTACGCCGGTTATGCGGACCTAATTCGGGATATTCCTCACGATCAGGACTTAAATCGGATCGAACTTCTGATCTTGGAAAAACTAACGATGTGTTGTAACGGTGCGCCGGGACTTTTAAAGTTCAACATTTCTCCACAGACTCTCATCGATACGTTCGACACGGATGAGAAGGTAACCCGGTTTCACAACCTTCTTCTCAATCAAAATCTAAGTCCGGCTCTCGTGAGGATGGAGCTGATCGAAAAACCATACGAAGAAGCGGAGATCACGCTCAAAAGTGTTTGTAAACGTTTTTGGAATTTCGGGATCAGCTTCGCCGCGGATGATTTCGGAGTTAAAAGTCAGAGTCACCAGATCGTTTTGGATCTCGGAGAAATGATCAAAGAATTCAAACTCGATCCGATCAGTTTTAAATTCAAGGCGGATCAGGATCTCACGAAATTCTTAGACAACCTCGCGTTTATCGATTATTGTAGAAGACTTTCGGATAACAGAGAAGCGATTATCACCGCGGAAGCTTTGGAAGACATCGATTCTCTCAACTTCCTCATCGCACACCAGGTCTATTACTTCCAAGCCAATCTTTTCTGTACAAAAATTTCGATCGAAGAATACAAGGAAATCTACGAGGAAATGCAAGATCTTCCGGAATCGGTCGTGAATAAGATTCTCAACTCGGAAGAACTCCTTTTGAAATTGAAGGCGAAAGGAAATATCTTTAAACTTTCAAAAGAATTGGGTTTGATTTCGTAA
- a CDS encoding dihydrofolate reductase family protein, with the protein MRKVVFAINISTDGYCGHTDMNADEDVHKYFANLMLTAGQILYGRITYQLMIPFWPEIARDQSMSKTTNEFALAFDSVEKILFSRTLKHVEDRNSRLAREDIADEVIALKRQPGKDIFVGSLSIASQLSALHLIDEYRFVVHPVLVGKGPRLFDAVKLQESIQLDFLGSETFKSGTIALHYKRRQ; encoded by the coding sequence ATGAGAAAAGTTGTTTTTGCGATCAATATTTCTACGGACGGATATTGCGGTCACACGGACATGAACGCTGACGAAGACGTGCATAAGTACTTTGCCAATCTAATGCTAACCGCGGGTCAAATTCTTTATGGAAGAATTACGTATCAGTTGATGATCCCGTTTTGGCCGGAAATCGCCAGAGACCAATCCATGTCCAAAACAACTAACGAATTCGCTCTGGCCTTCGATTCGGTCGAGAAGATCTTATTCTCCAGAACTTTAAAACACGTTGAGGATAGAAATAGCAGATTGGCACGGGAGGACATCGCAGATGAAGTGATCGCGTTGAAGCGGCAACCGGGGAAAGATATATTCGTGGGAAGTTTGAGTATCGCTTCCCAACTTTCGGCGCTTCATCTGATTGATGAATATCGTTTCGTAGTTCATCCTGTTCTTGTCGGGAAAGGACCTCGGTTATTTGATGCCGTAAAATTACAAGAGAGTATTCAGTTGGACTTTCTCGGTTCGGAAACTTTTAAATCCGGTACCATCGCGCTTCATTACAAAAGACGTCAGTGA
- a CDS encoding C1 family peptidase, producing MRISKYSLITFILLVSVQTSVFSQPSLRSLGMKQESSELLSSLKDTNPYGISHRGLSSKVDLSDSMPPVGNQGEQGSCVAWSTAYATKSFQEYIERKGSKDWSLRTQDGSPNYTKIFSPAFIYNQINGGRDNGSLISDAMRVMVEMGAAPWDQMPYNPADYRARPSQAAIAAASRFKAKEFLRVKTTDLSEVKAQLAEGKPVVAGILVYENFFNLKGSTIYKEGVGKTYGGHAIALVGYDDSKNAVKFINSWGKDWGDQGYGYIDYRWFTKICQGAFVMLDQVEAVTDQGKPDSATPDPATVSGDTNNNPVPPSTITASQGSFSDKVTINWEVVPGAVGYEVHRKAPGDSGFSKIGLSATNSFSDDGVQPNLAYRYKILTLTDTSASDLSPGEVIGFAKTEELKPPPKVLGLKATQGQYDNKVELAWEPADASAEYQVFKYNKTQKRYNPIGNSKLNSYTDTTAAKKGIVEIYVVSAKLNGKTGEPSDAASGFTSQPKTPPAKPLGLVATRGAYQSKIELRWKKVSGASKYLVFRYVKSGWIGGGAWEKISETGAEEFVDENLPARYAYYSVTAVNEEGKNGPFSSFAYGFTDPNKQRGVKLSAPENVKGVLDVKNSKISLTWDKVKEASEYYIFRKKRGESSWTFLGSSGDKNSYVADIPAKETLFLYSVTSKSDLGGESSNSLPASAVLSTAVVAPKKRTFGGDSTLEKFKGPWTAMAWDGNNGVSQVLLEIESQDNVNYVVKFNKKKIFEGKYVEESPIIDKDGKFKIEIEKSGDALSVTMKDQTIVNQKSNLSFLKE from the coding sequence ATGAGAATTTCAAAATATTCTTTAATCACCTTCATTCTTCTTGTTTCGGTCCAGACTTCCGTTTTCTCTCAACCTTCTCTTCGTTCTTTGGGAATGAAACAGGAATCTTCCGAACTCCTTTCTTCTTTAAAGGATACGAACCCGTATGGGATATCCCACAGAGGACTTTCCTCCAAGGTGGATCTTTCCGATTCGATGCCGCCTGTCGGAAATCAGGGCGAACAAGGAAGTTGTGTCGCTTGGTCAACCGCTTACGCGACAAAAAGTTTTCAGGAATATATCGAAAGAAAAGGTTCTAAGGATTGGTCTTTGCGAACTCAGGACGGAAGCCCGAATTATACGAAAATATTCTCGCCGGCTTTTATCTACAATCAAATCAACGGCGGAAGGGACAACGGTTCTCTGATCTCCGACGCGATGAGGGTCATGGTGGAAATGGGTGCGGCTCCTTGGGATCAAATGCCCTACAATCCGGCCGATTATCGAGCGCGACCTTCTCAGGCCGCAATCGCCGCCGCTTCTCGTTTTAAGGCGAAAGAATTTCTAAGAGTCAAAACCACCGATCTTTCGGAAGTAAAAGCCCAACTCGCGGAAGGAAAACCGGTCGTAGCGGGTATATTAGTATATGAGAATTTCTTTAACTTAAAGGGTAGTACAATTTACAAGGAAGGGGTCGGTAAAACCTACGGCGGGCACGCGATCGCGCTCGTCGGTTATGACGATTCCAAAAACGCAGTGAAGTTTATCAATTCTTGGGGAAAGGATTGGGGCGATCAAGGATACGGATATATCGACTATCGCTGGTTTACAAAAATTTGCCAGGGTGCGTTTGTGATGCTGGATCAAGTGGAGGCAGTTACCGACCAAGGGAAACCCGATTCCGCAACTCCGGATCCTGCTACGGTTTCAGGCGATACCAATAACAATCCGGTTCCTCCTTCTACGATTACCGCTTCGCAAGGAAGTTTTAGCGATAAGGTTACGATCAACTGGGAAGTTGTTCCGGGTGCGGTCGGATACGAAGTGCATAGAAAGGCTCCCGGAGATTCCGGTTTTTCCAAGATCGGTCTTTCTGCGACCAATAGTTTTAGCGACGACGGAGTTCAACCGAATCTCGCGTATAGATACAAAATTCTTACGTTAACCGATACATCGGCATCCGATCTTTCTCCCGGAGAAGTGATCGGCTTTGCAAAGACGGAAGAATTAAAACCGCCTCCGAAAGTCTTAGGACTCAAGGCGACACAAGGCCAGTATGATAATAAAGTAGAATTGGCCTGGGAACCAGCGGATGCCTCTGCGGAATACCAAGTCTTTAAGTATAACAAAACGCAGAAGAGATACAATCCGATCGGAAATTCGAAACTGAATAGTTATACGGATACGACCGCGGCAAAAAAAGGGATCGTTGAAATCTACGTAGTTTCCGCAAAACTCAACGGTAAAACCGGCGAACCTTCCGACGCGGCAAGCGGGTTTACTTCACAACCGAAAACGCCTCCCGCAAAACCTCTCGGTTTAGTGGCGACGAGAGGAGCGTATCAGAGTAAGATCGAACTCAGATGGAAAAAAGTATCCGGAGCTTCGAAATATCTCGTATTTCGTTACGTGAAATCCGGCTGGATCGGCGGTGGCGCTTGGGAAAAAATTTCCGAAACGGGTGCGGAAGAATTCGTAGATGAAAATCTTCCTGCACGTTATGCGTATTATTCTGTCACCGCGGTGAATGAGGAAGGTAAGAACGGTCCCTTCTCCAGTTTTGCTTACGGATTTACGGATCCGAACAAACAAAGAGGAGTGAAACTTTCAGCCCCTGAAAACGTAAAAGGTGTGTTGGACGTAAAGAATTCCAAAATATCTCTCACCTGGGATAAAGTAAAAGAGGCTTCGGAATATTATATTTTTCGCAAGAAGAGAGGGGAATCCTCATGGACGTTCCTCGGATCGTCTGGAGATAAGAATTCGTATGTAGCGGATATTCCTGCAAAGGAAACTCTATTTTTGTATTCCGTTACTTCTAAATCGGATCTTGGTGGAGAAAGTAGCAACTCCCTTCCCGCGTCTGCGGTTCTTTCCACTGCGGTCGTTGCACCGAAAAAAAGAACGTTTGGGGGAGATTCTACGCTTGAAAAGTTCAAGGGTCCTTGGACTGCGATGGCTTGGGACGGAAACAACGGAGTCAGTCAAGTTCTGTTGGAAATCGAAAGCCAGGACAACGTAAACTACGTAGTGAAGTTCAATAAGAAGAAAATCTTCGAAGGAAAATACGTAGAAGAATCTCCGATCATAGACAAGGACGGAAAATTTAAGATCGAGATCGAAAAATCCGGAGACGCGCTTTCCGTTACGATGAAAGATCAAACGATCGTAAATCAGAAATCGAATCTTTCCTTCTTAAAAGAATAA